The Eremothecium cymbalariae DBVPG#7215 chromosome 7, complete sequence genome contains the following window.
atataatatagcTACAACTATGCAGCCTCGCTCACCCGCAGGGTGCAATGACTGGTAACAAAGTGCATACAAGGTAGCTGATATAAGTAAATAAAGTATGGAAAGCATGCTTAGGAATATACCGTTGTACAACACGCTAGGTTATGAGATGCCTAAGAAGAGACCAGAACTCAAACTGCCTAATCTCGGGCTACCAAGGTCTACAACCACAGCTGAACATCTGCAAGCTTGGTCTGATGAATGCGACCAGATAATTGGAAGCATGGAAAGTTTAGAAGAACAAAGTAAGGAATGGGATTTATGGTATGACCAGATGTTTTTGCAAAAGCAGCCACCTGGGATTTCTGATGCAGGAATATTATCGCctaagaagaagttgaacTCTAGCACCTAGTTGATTGATACATTACATATTCTTTGGACGGGAAGGCAATATAACTGGAGTATTTTCATATATACCTGTCTATATCTATACAAGTAACAGGAAAGCATAGCTTCCTAGATGACTTTAGCTTCTTTCAACTTCGAAATCAGCTCATCAACGGAGTCCACCTTAATGCCTGGGGATTTTTCTGGAGCATCCTCTACTCTTGTAACGTTAAGCCGCGGCTCTAGAGAGAGATCCTTGAAATCCAAAAGCTTCAGCTTCTCCATGGGCTTCTTCTTGGCCTTCATCTTATTAGGCAGTGTGACATACCGCGGAGTATTGAGACGAAGATCCGTAGTAATTACCAAGGGCAACGCTGCACTTATGATTTCTTCACCGCCATCAACCTCCCTAGTCACAAAAGCTCTCGTATTAGCTTCATCGAACTCGACCTTAGCCGCATTGGTGGCCTGTGGCCAATTAAGCAGTCCGGCTAACATCTGCCCAGTATTGTTACTATCGTCATCCGTGGCTTGCTTGCCCATGATAACCAAATTACACTTGTGCTTTTCCACaactttctttaaaattttgGCAACGGCCAGAGGCTCAAGATCTAAATCACCTGAATCTATTAACGTCGATGAGTCAGCACCTTTAGCCAACGCCGTAATCAACGAGTCCTGGACCTTTAAAGGTCCAATAGAAACTGCATGAATATTCTCCACTGGGAACTTTTTGGCCTCCCTGATACGTACCGCCTCCTCTACTGCTATATCATCAAATGGATTCAAACTGAATTGCACACCTGTTTTCTCGATCGCTGTCTTAGCTAGATTAATTCTTGGTCTGATCTGGGGGTCAATCACTCGCTTGATAGGGAGTAAAATCCTTAAAGCCTTTGGCATTATAGCAGCTGAATGTGTTGAAAAGCCGTTCTAGCACTATATCAAGACTGCATGTACTTGCTCTTGTCAAATATACTGTCAACATATTTTCtaattaaaattattttccaattatcatgaaatttttttatgttttaaATTTTGACTCCAGAGACcttaaaattaattaattcctTAGAAAGGCTCATCACATGTCGAGAGGAATGGGCACTTAGGCCACTGACAGGCGAGGCAAACCGTTGGTTATGGTTCATCCACCAAACCCGTTAAGCACACCGCTTTTTTCAAAGACTTCACCTTGACACgtgtgtgtatatatatagatgtgtatctttaaaatctctCTTGAAACCACATAGAAAATTTTGCAATCTGCAGAAACCTAACATCTCTGAACGCAAATATTTCTTGCGACATTGTAGTTCGTGGGGGGTTGTTCCAAGAGATTAGAAGTGCCAGCAAAATGACAACTAGAGCTCCATTTGTAGTGACCATAATTGCCTCTGCAGCTAAGTTGAGCGCTGGGTATGAGGAAGCGTTAAtagaatatttggaagacCATAATATTGAGGTTTCAGGAACCAAAGAGCTTTCAGGACGTGCAAAGGACATTTTTTTAACTGGACCAACAGATCTAGATCTATCTGAGGTTAGAGAAGCGGTTGCTAGGTTTGAGAAGCAGGGCGTTGCGAATGGGATTGATCTTGTTGTACAGCGAAACGATGAATTCCGcaagaataaaaaactgGTAGTGTTTGATATGGACTCTACTTTAATCGAACAAGAGGTGATCGAGCTCATTGCAGCGTATGCCGGGGTAGAGAAGAAAGTTGCTGAGATAACCCATCGTGCGATGAATAACGAGATAGACTTTGCTGAGTCTCTGCGAGAACGTGTGGCATTGCTTAAGGGTATCAAGGTTGCCAACCTTTACCAAGAAATTTCAAGCAAGTTAAAGGTAACGGAAGGTGTGAGAGACTTCGTGCAATGCCTAAAGGCGATAGGTTCCAAAACGGCAGTACTGAGTGGTGGATTCACACCGTTTGCcaatttcatcaaagaTAACTTGGAATTAGATTTTGCCAAGGCCAACTTTCTTGCGACAGAGACAGACTCTAATGGAGACACAGTGCTCAATGGGTATACGGAAGGTGACATTGTGGATGGCGAATGTAAGGCTAGAACCTTAAAAGCATTGGCAACAGAACTGAATATTCCAATTGAGGCCACCTTGATGGTCGGAGATGGCGGGAATGACCTACCTGCAATGAACGTTGCAGGATTCGGAATTGCATGGAACGCCAAACCAAAAGTTCAGCAAGCAGCCCCGGCAAAACTCAACACCACTTCAATGCGCGATGCTCTGTACATTCTTGGCTTctcagaagaagatatcAGCCATTGCCACCGCCTCTAAACGTTTATACTATTATCATTGgcataatatatatatattatatctaaCGCAAAATCTAAAGAACTTTACTAGCAGAGAACAGGGCTTTCTGTGTCTACCCTCTATAAAAACTTGGTAATATTGCTTCTGATCAACGCAACGTCAGCTCCAATCACCTTGGAAACCTGCTCACCATTTTTATAGTAGATTAACGTGGGCATCGAAGTAATTTGCTGCTCCTGAGCAACGTCTGACAACGCATCAACATCAACCTTGTAGAAATCAGCATCCTCATAATTGGTGTCGAACTTCTCAAGCATTGGCGCAATCATCTTACAAGGCCCACACCACGTAGCATAAAAGTCAACAACCACCAACTTGTCGACACTAATGGCCTTCTTGAACTCCTCGGCACTCGAAATTTCCTTAACCATCTTGCAAATATACTCCTGATCTTCTGAACCTAACCTCGCCTGTAATGTAAAAGACTAGTCTCCTATTCCTCTATTCCTCttctttccaaaactttCCAAAAGTGTGCAACAGCTAAAAGAGTGGTGAACAACTTCGGCTTTTTGCTTTTAAACAATTTTCCATTTAATTACTGCTTataaatatcaaatatgaaaataatTCGCAATGAAATCCTGGAAGCTGAAGGATAAACGTAACGGAATCTACTAGAAGGTCGTTGGTTCACTTCGTCATCACACGTGGTAACCAGCCATTGTTGTCCCACATGTATACGCATGCTGCTTATGATATAACTTTATGTAAGTGCCTATTATTAGTAAGTGATCAGGTGGTCATGAATACGAGCGGTCGGTTTTAGACATTTTAAAGTGCAGGCACAACTTTATTCAAGACGTCTTTGACCACCAACGTCTCCATCACGAGTGGGTTGCCAGTGCCAGCCCTGCGAGTGAACTCCCGTAGACCAACAATCAGCTCTTCAACGAATCTTGGTTCACTGCCGTACATAACGGAGGTGTCGTTTTGTGGGTCTTTAATTAATTCCATGTGCATTGGGAAGTACCATAGACAGGCTTGCTGGACAACGTCCGGGTTGGCAAACGTTCTCGGTTTGCTAGATGCAGAACCGGAGCCAGTAGCTACCAACCATTGGGTTAGCTGTAAGATATCATCGAGCGACTTTGTAGAGGCCCCTCCGCTTAGGGACTGATTGGCGAGGCGGTGCATACGCAGGAAGACTACTATGTCCAAAACGTACCTTCTGATAGATGAATGTATAGTGATGCGGTGGCAATCTTGGGGGGAAGTCAGCAGCAGGGTCTCTTTGGACACAGCTTTTGTGGGTTCAGCGGTCGCAAACCAGAACTTACTCTTTAAATACCCTGAGAGGGGGAACCGGCTaccaccagcagcagcggcatCTTCCAGAACCGGCTTCAAAGTCGCTACACAAATAATATTGGGATATTCTCTCTTTAAATGGAGTAACCATTTGGCTAAtctgttttgttttaacGGCGGCAGCTTGTCCATATGGGGGAGAACTATTACCTCGCATTCACTATACTTCGACAACGCAGAGCTGTCTACACAGCCAACCTGGTCATAGTTGTCAAGAACATGCAGTGCATCCTGGAAACAAGGACGAATCATACCCACCACGGTGTTGTATGAGTCTGTAAAACAAACGAAGTTGCGCTTTACCGTAAAACTTGCTGACAACCCCGATTCAAAAGCTGGAAGTTCCATTACGAAAGACAAAAGCTCTTAATGGCCATCAAACGCTTGTTCCGCTCCTTCTATATATACCTGTGCTTGATTATTCTATAAGCAATACCTCTTTCGAGGTGTGAGACGTGTATATTCCAGTGGATTTACACTGGTCTGTTGTAGTGGAAAATATCTAAAGCCTGAATTTTCCTAATcctttggaaaatttgcaTTTCAACTTTAGAAAGTTCACGTCGTATATCTCATCGCATACCATCAACACAACAAAAACTAGGTTAAAAGAGCTGTAAAGAAGGTCTAAGTAGTTTTTTCTAACCATGGCGAAGCTGGTTCACAACATccaaaagaagcagcaCCGTGAGCGTTCTCAGGTAACCGAACGTTCTCGTTTCGGGTTCCTCGAGAAACATAAAGACTACGTGAAGCGTGCACAGGATTATCACAAGAAGCAAACTACTCTCAAAATCTTACGGTCCAAGGTCAAGGAAAGGAATCCTGATGAATACTACCATGCTATGAACACGCGGAAGGTCGGTTCAGATGGGCTTTTGGTGAAATCAAGACATGCCGATGGAGAAGACCCTGTGTTATCTATGGATCAGGTAAAGTTACTCAAGACGCAAGATAGCAACTATGTGAGGACAATGAGGCAGACTGAATTAAACAAGGCTGGGAAGCTTTCCCATGGCGTCATGTACAAGAGCACCGGTCAGCATACTATTTTCGTTGAcgatgaaaacaaaatgcGTCATTTCACTCCGGAGCAATATTTTAATACTACTAGTGAGATGATCCACAGAAGGGAGAACAGACTCACTAAGGATCAACTAGCTGAAACAACTTTAACAGGCTCGGCTGCTGTAATGCCCGCAGAGTCAttgcaaaataaaaagCTCAAGAAACTTAAGATGGTTGCAAAACACCTTGATCGCGAAAGGAAACTGCAGCAAGTCCACCAGAGGATGGACCTCCAACGAGAACTCATGAAGAAAGGGTCCAAACGGAAAATAATAGGTTCTGATGGTGGCGTGTCGTATAAATGGAAAAAGCAGCGAAAGCGCTAAGTCATCCATCTCCTCCCCTCACAAACTTTTAATTTATAGAATCCAACGAACTTGCCAATCCAACTATCCAACCTTACCTCCGCCCTTTGTATACGATAACACCACTAGCAGCTAGAATTAGAAACTAAAATAGCAAAAAATACTGATACTGCCTCATGCGTTAAGCAAGTTCAAGACTACTTACAGACCACCCGGTATTCTGCATAGTTCACCTACTTGTATAAGCGGCTGCCCCTTCTGATTGGAGACCCCGCTCAACAGTTCCCGACTCTGAATAACCGTCAAGACATCTCTTTCTACTGTTTTACGACTAAAACCTCGAAAGTGTCCCCGCAATGACACCCTAGAGGTCAGTACATCCCGCATATATAAAGTAGTCATTCTTATCACACCATAACGGAGGAGTCGGGTGACCACTATCGTGATCAAACCCAGCAGCGGAGTCCGTGTTTGCCAACAGATATTTTATACTGATGTGAAAACGTACTGCTAGGTCCAAATGTGGGGGTGATTGCTGTGTGGAATCTGTATAGGGGGTGTGTGCCGTTCCTGATCACTATTTTATAGTTTAATATTTCCATAATCGGGAGGCATAGTCTATTATTCGCTGTTGCTGCCTAGCCCTCATATACCGAACAAGTATCAAATTGCGCACGGTGTAATGGATGGATTGCGAATTGCAGTCACACAAATGAGATTGATGTTTTTTGGTCATGATTGTGGAGAGTTAGAGGTTGGTTTGTTGGTTCGATTGATTGTATGCCGCTTAAGGATCGCATTTGCGTTTCAAACGGTATAGCTGCATGTATAAAAATGCACCGTTTAACTGGGTCTTGTATGGTGTGGGGCAACTTAGTTGAACGATGTTTGGTTTCTCTTTAGCCAGTGAAGAGAGAGAGTAAGAGAGATATTCAGAACATGTTAAAGGTTACAGGTGCTTGTGTTGGAAGGTCGTTTGCTTCTTCGTCTAAGCTATTCGTGAGGCTGAGTTCTACGTCATCTGGGATTCCCTTGACGCAGAAGGCTGTCATATTCTATGAGCACGGTGATAAATTACACTACAAGGATATACCGGTTCCAAAGCCAAAACCCAATGAAATCTTGGTTAATGTCAAGTATTCTGGGGTTTGTCATACCGATATACATGCGTGGAAGGGGGATTGGCCATTAGCTACGAAGTTGCCCTTGGTTGGTGGACATGAAGGCGCTGGTATTGTAGTGGCCAAAGGCTCGAATGTTACGAATTTTGAAATCGGTGATTATGCAGGTGTTAAGTGGTTGAATAAGTCATGTATGTCATGTGAGTACTGTGAAACTGGGCATGAGTCTAATTGTGCGGAAGCAGACTTGTCAGGTTACACACGCGATGGGTCGTTCCAACAGTATGCCACTGCGGACGCTGTTCAAGCGGCGAAGATTCCTCAAGGTACCGATTTGGCGCAAGTCGCACCGATACTGTGTGCTGGTGTTACAGTTTATAAGGCTTTGAAAACCGCTAATTTGGATCCAGGTCAATGGGTTGCGATTTCTGGCGCTGGTGGTGGTCTAGGTTCACTCGCAGTTCAGTATGCAAAAGCTATGGGATTGAGGGTTGTTGGTATTGATGGTGGAGCAGCGAAGGATGCTTTGTTCAAGAAGTTAGGCGGTGAGGTGTTTATTGATTTTACTAAGTCTAAGGATATTGTGGCGGACATTCAGGAAGCTACGAATGGTGGTCCACACGGGGCTGTTAATGTCTCTGTGTCTGAAGCGGCGATTGTGCAATCGGTTAAATACATCAGGCCAACTGGTACTGTCGTTTTGGTTGGTTTGCCCGCCAATTCATATGTAAATTCAGAAATCTTCTCGCATGTTATCAAGTCGATTAGTATTAAGGGTTCTTACGTAGGCAACAGAGCTGACATGAGAGAAGCTATCGACTTCTTCACCAGAGGGTTGGTTAAAGCCCCAATTAAGATTATCGGTCTTTCGGAACTTCCAACGGCTTACCATGAGTTGGAAGCTGGTAATATGGTAGGTAGGTTTGTTGTTGACACATCCAAATGAGGAGTTTAAATGATGATTTGAGGGTTCTTTTTTCATATGATTTATTATAACTTTTTTTAATGTCGTTTTTAAAGTGCTGGAAGAGGGGGCAAGATGGCGACATTTATGACTGTAGGAGAATTGTcttaattttaattgtgTTTGTAGTGAACCTTTATATCGTTGGAGTTATCTATTAATTACTAATAAGTAGCACTTACGGATGGGCTGATCTAGTCGGTAGGGAGCGGTCCGCTAGTATCGGCCAGAAAATTATGAGTTTCTTGAACTTCAATTAAAGCATATCTACACTGTATACGTATGGTGAATACATCAACGGTTATGAGGCTAAGAAATTATCTATTTTACAGCTTGTTTAACCTCCTCCTTCTTGATTAAAGTTACAATTTCCTCgtttaattttgaaaatgtctcttcattattatttttgcTTTTATGTTTAATGTGAACTGTTGTCGGTGTGGAATTTTctccaaatatattaattttgtGCTTAAAAGAACCATCAGTAAACCAGCATTCGTATTCGATCTTTTGCTTGCCTTTTCTGCGTTCTATGTATTTTAATTCGAAATCAATGTCGCTATGTCCAATTTTCTgtaaaattaaaagattCACCTCATCAAATGTTAATTCTGTGTAATGTATCTGACATAAAGTTCTAGGTTTGGAAAAGGAATGTAATAAACGTGTAAGCCAGTTTCCCTTTGATCTCTTCAACCCATCAGACGCATGAGTTGGCTTATTGCTCGAACTTCCTTGTGCATGTTTTCTAGCAGTAGTATTGGCTGTTAAAGGTTCAATAGGCGATTCTACAATTGGAGTCAAAACTGCACCACTAGCATTTCCAAAACCAGTGTTGCCGTTATCAATTGGCAATGGTACAGGGGATTGCCTTTTCATAGGCTTTGAAACTACagtatcttcttttgatgcCTTCACTGGTGATCTTTTAAATACGTTTTGCGgttcatattcatcaaataacATGGTAACCCGTTTTATGTTCTGTCCTTCCTTTTGATTATCGTCAATATCAGCCACAGCTATCCTTTGTTCTTCTATCGGTGGTTCGAGCACATTTAAAGATCTTACACCCTTggataatatattcatagTTTCAGAACCCTCCGGCTCTTCAATTATACGGATCTCGTTGTCTAGATCCTTGAACATTGAAACCATACTACGACTCCACGTCATCTGGTAAGAGTATCTTTGAGCGTTCTTGGTATTGCTTTGCATTCTTTCTGGTGAGAGCTTGAATTTAGAAATTATTTCCTCTGTAGTCTCTCTTGGCAAAGTGGAGCTGCCATTAACGTACAAGCTTGTTCTTATGTCTACAGTGGGTGCTAGCACGAAAGTCGTATTCAGTGTATCAATTGAAACAGCTTTGCGATGAACATTTGGCACTGAGCCACTAGAACTTGTGGTTAAGGACCCTTCGTCCTCAGGTGCATCTTCGAATATATTAACTGATTCGCCTTCTTGAGTCATAATCGTTTTGTCTGTCCCCTCCTCAGTTACTTGTCGGTGCGGAATACGGAAGCTAGGTTTTAACTTTACGGCTGACAGCAACTGCTCTTTGGAATTCTTAGGGTCCAACATATCTTCACTGTAGAACTGTTCGACAGGCGATATATTCAAGACATTTTGATTTGCAGGCGAAATTGTAATGGCACGAGCAGTGTAAGTGTATATTGGTAAATCGACAACACAAGAAAgatctgaaaaattggaacGTAAATCATGTTGTATACTATTCTTACTTTCTCGGCGGGTTAATGAAGTATTTAAATGATCCCCTGAAGTCAGTGTGCGCAAATTATGCTTCATAACTGAATCTGAAGTAGGCTTATTGCAAACTTCAACATCCATCTTGCTTGctttgttattattaggATCATGATCCTCGTTCATATTAGATATGAAGTCGTTTAGATTTGCAAAGGTGTTTGAAGAATGCAAGAATGATGATGGCATTTTGAGTAACCCATTGGGACTTCGACTATTAAGCTCCAGTGTTGTATTCTCTGAATCCACGGGATCTATTTGTATTCTTTCAACTGCACCCGCTTTATGATCACCATCGGATCCACGAGAATTGGAATGTATAGAACTAGATTGAGCCAAAATGCTAGAATCTGTGACAGGTGTACTTTTTGCAACTTCTACAGCGGTCAGAGCCTGTCTGTATTCATCAATACTGGATCTcgtttcaacttttttaacGTGTTCATTCTCTTCTGGTAGTTCTCCCAAATCTTGGAATATAGATTTACCTGTAATTGACCATGCTCCGCTATCTCTCTTTTTCTTAAGTGATGATTTTGACTTCAGTGAGTTTGAAATACTGTACCTACGTAACAAGTTTTCGATTGTTTTGGGAGGATCTGGTGCACTGCGACGCGGATCCAAAGAAACTCCACCATGTTTGCCTGCGACACTTGCTAAGGGAGATGAGATCTTTAAACGTCTATCTAAAGATAAATCTCTACTCTGTATCTTCTCCATAACAGGCTTtgtatttaaaaattcttcGGTGCTCATATTGGATTTATCAGTTCCTTGCCTTAAGTTAGAATTTGTAGCATCATAAACACTTGAAGATTCTCTAGGTGAAAATTCTTTACGTGCTGAAGAACGAGAATTGGCACGGAAGCTCTGATAACTTGGACGACTATTCAAAGAAGGCCTGGATAATGAATTAGCACTGGCACGATTAGATACAGGACCTGTCCCAACGCCAAACATAAATGCCGGCTGCACAATTGGAGCCGCAGACATTGGATGCTTATTGACAGGaggaagagaagaaatattACCAGATCCACTCACCTGGAAATCATCCAAAACTGAAGTATAGATTGTTTTCTTAGCAATTTTCTTAGCTTCATTTATGGCGGCTGTTGTAGTcttttgttcttcattatcagtAAACTGGAAGGGTGTTGAAGGTAATGGAGGTGTTTTACTACCGGGACGATCTTGAAGAAATTCATTCAAGTTCAAAGAACGCTTCGAAATCGAACTCAAAGAATACAAAGACCTCTTAGAAGCAGAATTGTGCaatgttcttcttttgcCTGGGGATGTTGCAGGCTTTGACGGAGAACTGGGTTGTTTGCAAGGTGAGTTGAGACGCATTCTGGATGAAGAACTCTTTAAAGATCTGCTGGAAGCAGAATTCTTCATTGATGAAGGAGATACATGCAATGATCTCCTCGATACGCTATGCTTGAAAACCCTGGAAGAGGAAGCAACATAACCTTCCCGCGTTTTCTTAGGAGATTTTGCTAATGTATTAACTGAAAACTGGGATTTCTGTACAATTCTTGGTGCACTAAGGACACCAAGTTGTGGGGTATCAGCATTCGATGAACCAGTTTTCCTGAGAGGTGCCAAAGAACTGAGAGGCTTCGGTTGGGAAGCCTCTGGAAGTTTTTGTCTCTCTTGATATCTTAACAATAAGGAGtaaaacaatttttcttctgtaaATCCTTGTTGAAGCAACTTTCCAGTTAAATATTCCTTAGGTGCACCATGCCACAAGATTTGTAAATTACTTAGAATGCTTTCATCAATCTTATCCTCAGACTCCAAAACTACTATATTAGGAGTACTATCTAACGCATGAAGATTAGAACTGGACTTACTACGCGTCTTTTGGTACTTAAGCAACAGCGGATGTTCTaaaacttcatcaataGTAATTCTCATGGCAGGATCCACAATCAGGATCTTGGCTATTAAGTCTTTTGCTTCGTTAGATATGTTTTGTGGCATTTGGTACTTCCCAGACTGCACCTTCAATAATAGCTTTTTAACGTTGTCATCGTTGAACGGTAAGTGCCCCGTAAGAAGAGCAAACAAGATAATGCCACAGGACCAAACATCACTTGGGGAGCCATGATATTTTTGGCCCATCACGATTTCGGGTGATGCATAGTGTGGGGAACCACAAGATGTTTCCAGTAACTTATCAGTAGTCTCCAGCGCTGCCATTCCAAAGTCTGCGATCTTTACACTGAGATTCTTCTTATCTAGAAGTAAATTCTCAGGCTTTAAATCACGATGGCAGATGTTGAAATGATGACAATAGGACACACCTTGTACAATCTGTTTGAAATAGTGCACAGCCTCTTGTTCTGGCAACTTCCCTCTTGAGATCAAGTAATCAAACAACTCACCTCCTTCAACATACTCTAAAACTAAGTACAGTTCTGGCTTGTTTTCCCACACCTCATAGAGAGCCATCACATTGGGATGGGAAATCAACTTCATAATGATAATCTCCCTCTCGATCCCATATGGTAACGACGTCAACTGCGTATTATTGTGACGGACATTCCTTTTCGGAACAATCTTAATCGCAGCAAGCTTCCCTGTCTCCATATTCTTTGCTAAACGAACCCTACCCGAAGAACCTTTACCCAGAGTCTTTCCCAGCTTCCAGGGCCCCACGGTATCcctgttcttcttcttccccGTCTTTCTTACCGTCGTACTAGCATTTGAAATCTGAGACAACCTCTTGGTTGCATCCGACACAGATTGCACCACCTGATCGATATGCTCATCCGTATTACGTGTCCCAGCACGAGCATTGCCCATACTAATACCCGTCTGCTTAGCAACTGTCATCCTGAGCTTTCAAGATTCAGAGAGAGATAACTGTCTAACACTCCTCGCTAGAACTGCCTAAAAACCCTCCCTCTTTGGAACTGCCTAAAAATGAATGTAAATAGTTGGAAATTATGGTTCGTGGCAgaacttttcaaatcaaGCAAAGTGTGACAACCAACCCGATATATAGCTTCAAATTCCGTTTCTGTCCCTTCTAACTAGTACAGCCTCCTGACTGTTGATTTGTTTCAATCTCTAGTCACCCTGTAGTTTTTTAACTAAGTGGCTATATATGACACGACCCCTTTGTGCTAATACTTAACTAAACTGAaccaaattcaaaaacttaCTTCTTTCGCATACTCTTCCTTGGTAATGAAAACATACACGATATTTACAcgtcctcctcctccttgTCCAATCCTCTAACCCTAACATGCCAACTATATTTCCTCGCTTTTTGCCTGTATCTCCATTCACCATAGTGTGTCCTACGTAACCCGACCCAATATAGCCTGTTTCTAGCAAGCAATTACCCAACATCTGTTTACATCCACCCATTACCAGATAAACCCATTCGCATTTTCAGAATCCTATCTCTTT
Protein-coding sequences here:
- the MVB12 gene encoding ubiquitin-binding ESCRT-I subunit protein MVB12 (similar to Ashbya gossypii ACL128C), which codes for MLRNIPLYNTLGYEMPKKRPELKLPNLGLPRSTTTAEHLQAWSDECDQIIGSMESLEEQSKEWDLWYDQMFLQKQPPGISDAGILSPKKKLNSST
- the CIR1 gene encoding Cir1p (similar to Ashbya gossypii ACL129W); amino-acid sequence: MPKALRILLPIKRVIDPQIRPRINLAKTAIEKTGVQFSLNPFDDIAVEEAVRIREAKKFPVENIHAVSIGPLKVQDSLITALAKGADSSTLIDSGDLDLEPLAVAKILKKVVEKHKCNLVIMGKQATDDDSNNTGQMLAGLLNWPQATNAAKVEFDEANTRAFVTREVDGGEEIISAALPLVITTDLRLNTPRYVTLPNKMKAKKKPMEKLKLLDFKDLSLEPRLNVTRVEDAPEKSPGIKVDSVDELISKLKEAKVI
- the SER2 gene encoding phosphoserine phosphatase (similar to Ashbya gossypii ACL130C), encoding MTTRAPFVVTIIASAAKLSAGYEEALIEYLEDHNIEVSGTKELSGRAKDIFLTGPTDLDLSEVREAVARFEKQGVANGIDLVVQRNDEFRKNKKLVVFDMDSTLIEQEVIELIAAYAGVEKKVAEITHRAMNNEIDFAESLRERVALLKGIKVANLYQEISSKLKVTEGVRDFVQCLKAIGSKTAVLSGGFTPFANFIKDNLELDFAKANFLATETDSNGDTVLNGYTEGDIVDGECKARTLKALATELNIPIEATLMVGDGGNDLPAMNVAGFGIAWNAKPKVQQAAPAKLNTTSMRDALYILGFSEEDISHCHRL
- the TRX2 gene encoding thioredoxin TRX2 (similar to Ashbya gossypii ACL131W), whose protein sequence is MVKEISSAEEFKKAISVDKLVVVDFYATWCGPCKMIAPMLEKFDTNYEDADFYKVDVDALSDVAQEQQITSMPTLIYYKNGEQVSKVIGADVALIRSNITKFL
- the MTC2 gene encoding Mtc2p (similar to Ashbya gossypii ABL031W), with product MELPAFESGLSASFTVKRNFVCFTDSYNTVVGMIRPCFQDALHVLDNYDQVGCVDSSALSKYSECEVIVLPHMDKLPPLKQNRLAKWLLHLKREYPNIICVATLKPVLEDAAAAGGSRFPLSGYLKSKFWFATAEPTKAVSKETLLLTSPQDCHRITIHSSIRRYVLDIVVFLRMHRLANQSLSGGASTKSLDDILQLTQWLVATGSGSASSKPRTFANPDVVQQACLWYFPMHMELIKDPQNDTSVMYGSEPRFVEELIVGLREFTRRAGTGNPLVMETLVVKDVLNKVVPAL
- the UTP11 gene encoding rRNA-processing protein UTP11 (similar to Ashbya gossypii ABL032C), translated to MAKLVHNIQKKQHRERSQVTERSRFGFLEKHKDYVKRAQDYHKKQTTLKILRSKVKERNPDEYYHAMNTRKVGSDGLLVKSRHADGEDPVLSMDQVKLLKTQDSNYVRTMRQTELNKAGKLSHGVMYKSTGQHTIFVDDENKMRHFTPEQYFNTTSEMIHRRENRLTKDQLAETTLTGSAAVMPAESLQNKKLKKLKMVAKHLDRERKLQQVHQRMDLQRELMKKGSKRKIIGSDGGVSYKWKKQRKR
- the ADH3 gene encoding alcohol dehydrogenase ADH3 (similar to Ashbya gossypii ABL033C), with the translated sequence MLKVTGACVGRSFASSSKLFVRLSSTSSGIPLTQKAVIFYEHGDKLHYKDIPVPKPKPNEILVNVKYSGVCHTDIHAWKGDWPLATKLPLVGGHEGAGIVVAKGSNVTNFEIGDYAGVKWLNKSCMSCEYCETGHESNCAEADLSGYTRDGSFQQYATADAVQAAKIPQGTDLAQVAPILCAGVTVYKALKTANLDPGQWVAISGAGGGLGSLAVQYAKAMGLRVVGIDGGAAKDALFKKLGGEVFIDFTKSKDIVADIQEATNGGPHGAVNVSVSEAAIVQSVKYIRPTGTVVLVGLPANSYVNSEIFSHVIKSISIKGSYVGNRADMREAIDFFTRGLVKAPIKIIGLSELPTAYHELEAGNMVGRFVVDTSK